The Apus apus isolate bApuApu2 chromosome 4, bApuApu2.pri.cur, whole genome shotgun sequence genome contains the following window.
TTccagggttgttttgttttttttttaactattaatttattatcttttaCTTTGAAGTGACAGATGAACTGGTCAGCAATCACATCTCATGACGTAAGATCCTGTTCAACATCACTGTCAAGGGAAATGTATATGTATGGAGCAATGAGTTTTACCCATTTCCAAGCCTCTCCAGTAAATCCATACGTCATTTTTTCAATATGTTTACTATTTCACATCATAACTATGAGGATTACTacttcacatattttaaaaaggtaagAATCTTAAGGGCTCAATCTGACAAATTTTGGCTCTAAGTCAGACATATTCTAGAGGTCACATCCCTGCCTTCAAGTCATGTGTTTTGTAAGGGAAAGCAGAATCACACCCAGCCCAAGTTTAACCTGCAAAATTAGCCTACTACAGACATGAtgaggcagaggagagagacTAATGgcctttcaagaaaaaaaaaaagtgcagatcGGCCTGCATTGTACAGAAGATGCACAGAAAGCATTTTACTGTGTATCCTTCCAAACGAACATTTTCTTGCTCATGATGATTTTGGGTTATTGATGTTATGCCTTTCCTGCAATGCTGGGATTAATACTTATCTTCCTTAAACTTGATTAATCTTTCCTAGATTCAAACAAGTCTCCTTCAGGACATGAAGCTGTGaatcttctttctcttcctaatTCCAGTAATGTAAACCTGTGGTGGCTTCCTCATAGAACGTGAAAGATTGCTACATTCTGGGGTAATGCTGCAAGCCTTTTTCTAGGTACATAAAGCCCTACTTCTGCTGATGAATGTACAATGGGTTTACTAGCAAGCCCAGGAGAAGCAAGAGAATTTTCTGTACTCTAGATCAACCCGTGGCAAGGCCAAAGAACTATGCTGGGTAACTTTTCTCTCTATAGTCTATACTATACCTTCTCTCACCTTGTGGATGTAAGCACCAGCCAGATTAGAAGCAGAAGTCCAAATAACAGGGGAGATGACAAGAAGGCTCGGAACATCTTTGTGCTGGTCCATAACCATGTCTGTGTATACAGTGTTCAGagacagcaaagcaaaacaaaatggtaGCAACTTCCTGGTTCAGCCTCCTGATCAGGAGACTCCACAGGGAAACCAATCCCAGGGGAGTTTTGCAAAACCCTCCAACAGAGCACACAAGTGAGACGACTTACGCTCCAGCGCAGATAATTGGATCTTTTAATTCTCAGCATGCTCTTGAACAAGAAAAGCTGCCACATGCAGCCCTGTGATTGATCATCCTAATCCCAGGGAATTTTCAACATCACAGGTGAGATGAAAATCAAGTTTCCCACAGCTGGATCAGCCATGTGGGGCTTTTACAGAAAGCTGGAGGAGAGGTGGAGCAGCTTTTTTAAACCCTTGTATTGCACTGTTTCATGAGCAATGCATTTGTCTATGTACCCAGTGCATTTATGTATGTATCcaactgcttttcaaatatattttcccattGAGAAAGGCTGTGCTCAATTAAAATCCTTCATTTGGAAGGCTTAGTGTCCAGGTCTTAACCATATCTTAATTTTCTACTCCATTTATAGAGTAGGCTGTTGCTACATATGTGCCATGCCTAACACAGCGAATGTCCTAAAACAGGTGGGGCCTATGGCTAttcttctaataaaaataaacaaacaaaaattaaatacataaataagcAGCACTCTAtatgagcttttaaaaaaagaatctctTTTTCAATATGGAAGCACATCATGTCTTCTACTTGCTTCTAACCCAGCTGCACTACCTCTTTTTGACATGTCAAACCTCAACAGCACGTTTTTAAATCTCAGTTCGTGCAACTAATCAGCTctaacactgattttttttggctggttttggattGAGTTGTTTattgggggttttgtttgctggttattggttttcttttccctctcaaaCAGTTTGCAAGCTCTTACAGGgattttggagttttttgtttggttggttttgttgtgttttttttcatttttgaagtATCCCGCCTATAGGTTAGCCAGTACTAATCTCTTGCTGTATGGTAGCTAACATCAAACTCTTGAAGCAGTAAGGAATGACTTAGAACTGCAAATGCAATTGTTTTAAGTGCTAAAAGAAATGTCAGTAATAGTGTGATCAGCATTGACTGCTCAGCTGGGAACTCTGATACATGGTAAAGTTGGTTTCTTGAGAGGAAGCCCCCTTGCCTACAGCCGTGTTACACTGAGCAGCAACAGTTTGGTTAATATTTTTGGCCAATGAACCAATactagtaattttattttgagaggGGACAAGTATTTCAGGGTGGTTATTAGCTTTCTCCAGCTACCCAGGTGTTTCAGGCATCCACCGAACTCAATGTTAATTCCTAACGGTAGTAGCTCTGGAGTTGGTCGGCAGCAAGTTGTGACATCGAACTACACGCCAGAACTACGGCATGGAGAAAAcctctttctgttgttttgattGTAAAATAATTCGCCCCCGGGTCCGTGTTGTCTTCCAGTTGCCTCTGTAACTCCAGAAGCAATTCGGACgacaaattaataaaacaggGAGAAGAATAAAGGTGAAAATTGTTTGATAAATGCGGTTAAAGTTGATTAAAGTCGCCTAAGAACGACTTAttttatagtaatttttttccacgGACACCTCTGAGGCTGCAGGCATGCAGAAGGGCAGtttctttaaatgaattttAGTTCCAcgttaaagaaataaagaaagggTATAGCTGCTACATCTGGTCAAAATTCCACTGGTAGGGATTTGGAAAAAGAAGGATTTTCCTCTATCGACACTGATTAATCTCCTGACAGCAATCGAGTAAGGGTGTACCGCCGTTATAAATATTAGAAGTAACAACCAAAAGGACGTTCCGATATAAtcagtttgaaaaacaaacaaacaaacacaaaacaaacaacaagaacaaaaccaaataaaacaaccCACACACCAAAAAAGGAAAACGGGCGCACACGAACTATATCACATAATCCTCAGAAATAGGGACATCATCGCTTACATGGGTCTCCAAATGTTTTTAGTCACGGAGTAACTTGCGGGCTCAGAGGATCTGAATATCTTGAACTATCAATATAAAGTCAGATCAGAAAAGAGGGGTCGATCTTGTGACCCAAACCGTTAATCCGTCTCCTGCACCTTCCATGGAGCTGCAGTTTGGGGGAACCTGAGCTGCGAAGTGCACCCGGCAGGTCCCCTTCAGGTTGTCCACTTCTTCATAATGCCCTTGCAACAGCCTCCATATATTATAACTTTTCTCCAGAGCAAGGGCACCCTGTGAGCCCGCTCTTGCTACCTGACACTAAGTCGAGACGGATTAAAAAGCGAGAGGAGAGGTCAAACAGCGCTCCCAGATCATCGCAACCGTGAGAAAATTTCACAGAGCCGCTGCAGACGCTTTCCAGAGCTCGGCTGGCGCAGGGGCTGCCTTGGCACCGGCTCCCCGGCTGCATCACACCCGGCgacatccctgcagcagcactttgcCGGCTGGGAAGTAAATCACAACCGCGCTTGGAGCCGCGGGGCTCCCGTCTGCTCTGGGCTCTCTCCCCCCGGACTGGCCCGCGCGTCTGCAGGGCGGTTCGCTGCAAATCTGGATGAATTGCtcaaaagaaatggaagaaggatgggaaaggaaagaaaaaccgCGTTTATCTACCCTAAACACCTACCGCTTTTTTTCCCACTGGGAAACTGGACAAGTTGACTGTTTTCCCAAGCACGAGTGAATTTCGTAGTGCCACGATCGTGTTtttaacctttatttttaaaatgaaaataaccgATGCACTCTAGGCAGTATCTTTCGTTTGAAACTGCCTAGTAGTAACTGTATTGAAAAGGCATACGTTTCATCTTTCTGAAAAGGTTTATTTCCAACCTTTGAATATAAAGCGTGTGAACTTGGAAACCAAAGGACGACAAAAGCGTTTGGAAATCCGaggcagggggagaaaaagaaaaagaaaagaaaagaaagaaaaaaacccaaaccaaaacaaacaacaaaaaacctatCACTCCTTTACTCTGTGATAGCAGATAAAAGTGTCCCACGAGATTTCGGAGGGCGGAGTTAGCACAAGAAGTATGAGAGAAAGTTTGTCTTGTCCTGCAGAAACACCAGATGAGCCATAGTTTGAGAACCAGTTAGCACAAAAGGTATGAGTGAAAGCTTGGATGTTTTcgagaggggaagaaagaatTCACAAACGCCACAATTTAAGAACCAGATCTGAGGAAAggtgtttacatttttataatatCAAAGATGGGGAGAAGTTAATCTGTGGGACATTACAGGTGGAGAGACTGAGGAGCACATCACAGCCTTCGCTTTTAGGACGTGTATGAAAAGGAACTCGGTTCACGGTACAGGGACAGCCACGGAGCTGTGGCAGGCGCGGGGACACAGTCCCTGTGGGATGAGGCAGAACATCGGCTCCCCGGAAACACGATCATGGGATAATTTGGGAGGGAGGCAGAACACATCCCGGTTTCTTTGACGGTTCCGTGTTACCTCCTCCGTTCTGACCAGAGAAAAAGAGCTGCAACAGCCAAGGCAGCGCCCATAAGAGGCTTTAACAACGTGTCGGCTGCCCACAGACACGGGTGGGGGGAGCCCAGGAGGTCCCTCCGTGTGCCGGGTGGGCGGCTGCTGCCGGCTGTGGGGAAGGCGGACACCCCACCGACACGGCGGGGCATAAATAACATCGAGGCGGCCCCCGGCAAGAGGAAGGTCGGGGACCGGGGAAAGAGGCTATACGTCCCCGTCCACCAGGCTGAAGTGTTTGCCCGGCCCGGGGAGGCAGAGGTAGGGGATGGCGCTGCCCGGGTACAGCAGGGGGACGGGCAGAGGCATCAAGCAGCGGCTGAGCAGGGTGCTGTCCTTGTAAAGGGCCGGGAAGGAGAGAGCCGCGGAGGCAGCGGGGGGCAGTGGATCTCCAGGGGGCTCCGCCTGCCCCGGGCCCTCGGGTTCGGCCGACATTTGTCTCTTGAGCTTGTTGCGGCGGTTCTGGAACCAGATCTTCACCTGGGTCTCGGTGAGGTGCAGCGCGGAGGCCAGCCCGGCCCTCTCGGCGCTGCTCAGGTAGCGCTTCACGTCGAAGGTGGACTCTAGCTGGAAAACCTGGCTCTTGGAGAAGATGGTACGCGTCTTCTTCCTGCCGCCCGCAGCCGGCGACCTGCCGCTctccccgccgcagcccccggccTCCCTCCGCGGCTGCTGCCGGGAGCCGCGCAGCCCTTCTGCGCGGAGCGGGGAGTCCATACAACAGCTTTCGGCCTCCGGGCGGAGGCCACGGCTCGTCCCCTCCGCCCGGAGCCGGCAGGGCTCGCTGCCTGCAACGGCAAAGCACAGCAtcagcccccgccgccgccgccgccgcccccgcccccgccccgcatGCACGCACTGCCCGGCTGAGCGCTGGGGAGAAGGGCCGAGGCCGGGGGGGGGAGGTAGGACGAGGAGGAGGGTTGCTGAGACCTAGCCACGACCCCCCCAACACTTTCCAGAGAGGACAAGGGTGAAAAGAGGTTAACAGGGTCCAGGGGCTCCTGGACACCGGACAAAAAGCCAAGGAGGCCAGGAGGGGCCCTGGAAAAACCCCTGGAAGCAGGTTGGTGCGTGTGCGTGGGCCAAGGGCATCTTGTCCCCTCAGTCCGCGGAGCCTCGATTCGTCCTCTGGCGGCTTGCGCGTGCGTGTAAGTGTGTATGGGTGTGTCTGCGTGTAAGTGTGTGTATCTGTGGGTGCAAGTGTGCGTGTGGCTGCCTGTGCGCGGTCCTGGCCCAGCTGGGCGGCGGGGGGCCCGCGGCAGACCCCGCCGGGTGCCGAGctgcgggcgggggggggtggcTGGGTGGGGGCCGGGCTGCAAACCGGAGTGCGAGGCTGCCTGAGGATGGCTGCTGGCTCTGTACCCGAGTTGCTGGAGCTTTTATTGGGGTCTTGCTCTGCAGgcccctcttcctcctcctccggcAGGGCGCAGCGgactctgccctgctcctgggccgggcggcgggggccgggctgCAGGATGCTGTCGATGCTGAAGGCcggcggaggggccggggccggcggtGGGGCTCGGCGGCCGCCCCCGAGCTGCCCCATGGCGCAGCGAGCCCAACCGAGCCCGGGCGAGCTGTGCTGCGGAGCAGGACTGGCTGCGGGGGGCGGAGGGAAGGATGGGCCGGAGAGGGGGGAGGGGTCGGGGCggtggagggaggggatggagcTAGAGGGAGCCAAAGAACTGAGGACGGGGGAGCGgtgcaggggaagggagagagggaggggtgGCGACAGGGAAGAGGagtgaagaagggaaaggaacaaGAGCTGGAGGATAGCGGGGAGGAAGGCGTGGGGGACACACACGCCAGGGAGCCCCTTTCCTCGCTGCCGGTGAGGTTCGCCCAAAAAAAAGGTGGCCAGAGCAGCCGGGACAGTGCAGGACAGGGCAGGACTGAAtgtcctcctgcccagccccctcACTGCTGGGGGCGAGCGGGGAGGCAGAGCCAGACCCAAGAGAGCCCACGggaaagggggagaggaggtgggaTGGCAGGAGGGAGATCTCTGTAGTGAAGAAGAAGGATGGAGGGAGAGGACTGGAAATGAGAGCAGGTGAATGGAGTGGGACAAGGAAAGGCAGTGATGGCAGGAGGGAAAGCGGACGCTGAGAGCCAGTGAAACCCTCCCGTGCGCTTGTACAGCACCTGGCACGACCCCAGGCAGTCTGCTGAGGGCGTTTGCTGGAAATTATCGATGCCATTGTAAGGGGATGGAGTCTGTGGGGAAGAGTAATTCATACAGCCAAGGTCCCTTCCCTGTGGTACTTCGACCTGCAGATCCTCAAGCCGAGTATGCAGAGTTCccctggggagagagggagcCCCCTTCCTTCCGAGGAGCCCTGTGGTGTCAGGCCAACCCGAATTCCCTCCCTCTGCGGGTCTGCAGAACTGTCCTGTAgttttaaaatgccaaaaatTGTATGAGATCCTGCACTTGGTGCATGAATTATAAGAAAGTGGTGGCCGGTTTGCGTGTATGTGTCCAAGGTGTGCCTTTTGGAGGATGGAGAAGCCCTCGCTTGTGCTGTGGGAGGTGCTGTGGGACTTGGTGAGGGATCGGTGTGTTTCTGTATGATCTGGAGAATTTTTGCTCCCCTCCACCTACTAGCACCGTAaccttttaaaagctgtttgcaCCGctcaaggcagggcagggcgtCCAGCAACGTTAGATTCGCCATCAGTTCCGGATCACAGGGAACGCTCTCCTTCCCTGCGCCCCTGTTTAAAGCCAGGGAAATGTTTTCAACCTCCTTTTAAGAGGCCTTTTAGTCCGAATCTCGATGTTTCCATCACGAAAACTGCTGAGGGCAAGCGAGAAGCCCTTGAAAAAGACTTGACAATAGAAGTGCTGACAGGGTCTTAAATATTGTTATGCCAGAGATTTTGTGAGCTAGAATCAGGGCATCTTAAGGCTTTGCACTGCGTTTACCTTCAACGCACTTGCTCTTGGGAGAGCGGGTTTCAGCTCTTTTTCATGAaaatctgtttaattttataaatgtaCTCAGATTTTAATGTAGCCGTTAGCTGGAGAGCTGTACATTTTCCACCAGGcgaaaaaaaaccaccaaaacttATATATCCATCTTCCATCAACACGATTATTCGCCAGATCTCCAAATAATTGCATTTGTCTTCCTATCTCCTGCACAAGCTGGTGGTTCTGATGGAGCGATAGGTCCCATTAAGAGAGAGTGACAGGGCCAGAGAAGGAACAGAGAACAGTGGTACAAAATacaaagaagcagctgaaaagatAAGAAGTATTCCAAGGTGGTAAAACTTGGAGTATGGGGAGTTTGGATGCCAGATTGGGTCGGTCTTCGCCGCTGCGCTCCTGTCTCGATCTCCCTTCCCCGCCGTCTGTGAGCAAGGCACGTCCCAAGTGTTCACATCTGTTCTTGCTGCAAACCATTTCCCTTTCAGTCCctcaaaaatcagttttaaaaagcaaatacattgaGTCAGTGTGTTTTCCTAGAAGACattttcttggaagaaaaaggaaaacttgaagaaagcagaaaagaagaaggaaatttaaGAAGGAGACAAAAGTTTCATGTCCTAATTTTTTACACCGcggctccctcctccccccgaGCATTCCAGGATCAGCCCTGCGAGATCCAGCTCGGTAACACCCCGCCGAGAAAAGTCTGTCTTCCTTTCCCAGTCACATTTGGCTGCTTTACAGAAACTACTTTTTTCCCTGACAAGCTCAGTGCTGTGAGGTAGCACTCTGTAGTGCCGGACTCCCCAGCCGCTGGAGCAGTTTGGAAGCAGTTCACTGCAACAAAAGGATGGGGGGCCTCCGGGGTCCCCCCTGCAGACTGAATCCTACAAGCCAAATCCGTAGCGggctccctctctcctctgctaGAGTCCCCCTTTTCTTCAGGGGGGAGTAAATATTTGCCAACAGGTAGAGCAGTATCCTGCAAAACCCAGATAATGTTCCAGTGCACCCCCAGACAGGTAACGCTCTGCAGCGGGACTGCCGCTGCGGGGGAGGCTGCGGAGTCCCCTCGAGCCCGCTCCAGGCACCCAGCAAACCCCTCCgagccccggcccgcccgcatTTGGCCGCGAGCCTCTGGTGGGAAGCAGTGCCCGACGGGGCGGCGGGGCGAGAAACCTTGCCTGAAGTCAAAGACTTTTCCGAGTGACCGGCTCCCGGGGCGAGGGGGTTGCAGCCCTGAACAGGGGCTCGGCTGAGCGCTgccgcggggagggggcggcttTGGCTAGAGCCTCCGCTTTCTGCGAGGATCAGCTGCCCGGGGTTGAGCCAGCGAAGGGGGTCTCACTGCCCAGGAGGGGTCCAGAGCGGCTCGCCTCCAGCAACACTGCTCTGCATCATCGAATTTCACTCCACAGTCTGCGAAAAGCCGTCGGACAAGGTGCATAAATGCTCCgtttaaaagcaataattttcCTTACAATAGGTAGAGATTTCCTGACACTGGTGCTTTTTAGTCCTGTGCTTCATTTGTATTTCATATGGGAGGAATCCTGTCGTCTAGGACGTGTCGTGACATGGAGGCCGGTACCGCACAGCAGCAGCGCAGGGACAGCGaaccttttttgtttgaataACATATTATTGTATTAGAAGCTAACATTATGCTGAGTGGGAAACCTTTTACCTGGGAAAGCTTTTTACCAGAAATCACCCTGCACACgtctttatttccattttagcTCAGAGAACAAAAAGTCTCTAAATCTAAATATGATGGGAATAAAATCTGATTAGGTTCTACAGAAACGCCACAGAGTCCGCTTTTGCTTGGCTTGCAGAGCAGGGTTTGCTTTATCCCTCCGTGTACTCAAGGGTAAAATAGGCCCTTTTTTAATTTCCCGTCCAGTTGCAAATCAGATGCTGCCATTGGCGGTCACACCCGCACCTTGCAGCGGTTTTCAAGCGGTTCCACTGGTTTCCCAGGACACAGCCCGGGCCAGGGGATCTACACCAGAAGCGCTGGCTGAACAGTTCATCAAAATAACTAGGTGACTTTAGCTACCTTAGCGTTACAGGTTCCTAAAACACCCTCGATTACCCATAATCGCTGGCCTCTGCGGTCTCCCCTCTCCCCGAAGGGCCCCTCCGCCGCATCCCGGCGCGGGCAGCAGTTGGGGACAGCGGGGACGTCCCTCGCCTGCGCAGGACATCTCgggcaggggaaagaaaacagtttcacTGGCTGGAAAGTACATTTTCCTGGAGTCCCACAGAAAGGTGGCTTCAAGTGTCACACATAAACTGGCTTTTCGGGGGAGCTGGGCGCACCAAGCTGGCTCCTTCAACCCAGAGGTGGGGGACACGGGCGGATCAGGCTGTGCTGCGACCCCGGGACAGGGCACGCCTTTTCGAAACCTTTTGCTTCCCTCTAAGGTCAGTTCAAAGTCCTCAGCTAAATCGCTTTCTTGCAACGTTTGCACTTGATACGAGAGGCTTGTGGTAAAATCCTGGAGGGGATTTCCGAATAAAGCGAGTAATGTTCTGCTGTTCAGTAGACTGGAATTGgtgaagaggagaggagaggagaggagaggagaggagaggagaggagaggagaggagaggagaggagaggagaggagaggagaggagaggagaggagaggagaggagaggagaggagaggagaggagaggagaggagaggagaggagaggagaggagaggagaggagaggagaggagaggagaggagaggagaggagaggagaggagaggagaggagaggagaggagagaagagaagaggagagaagagaagagaagagaagagaagagaagagaagagaagagaagagaagagaagagaagagaagagaagagaagagaagagaagagaagagaagagaagagaagagaagagaagagaagagaagagaagagaagagaagagaagagaagagaagagaagagaagagaagagaagagaagagaagagttttaaattaaaagatattCATGTATCCCCCTACACAGAAAGTAAAGGGAAGAGTTGAGAACCTCAGGATAGTTAAGTGAAGCATTAAGAAATCCGACGTAAAGTTACATTAATGGGGAATGCGACGGGAAGTGTAAGAAAACTGTCTGGATCTAATTTGAAGAGGAGAGCACTAAATACTGCGGGTCCCATGAAGTCTCCCTCCGATCGATGGTGAGAGCGGGGTGAGCTCCCCACCCGGCCGGCATCTGCACAGGGCAGAGACTGACTGTTCCAGGGTaatgcagaataaaagaaaaaaaaaaaaaaaatcgatCCAAATATATTGTTCATCCTTGGAGCCAGCCCGCACCTATGAGATTTATCAAGTATTGATTTACATGAATATTTTAGACCCATGCCTAGGAGAAAAGTTATAGGCCATCTTAAGCCGGTGAGCAATGTACCATTTGCAAAGCAGTCATTTAACAAGGTGCTTTTCACCATATCGATCCTTTTCATTTAAAGTGTAATTAATAATAACATCTTAGTGCAGCTACACCaggaatttatttcagaaggCCAGTTCAGATAGTATTTTGATTTTCGTTTcgtttgcttaaaaaaatcaaatcttttcactaattatttttcattagcgCCCAATAAAGTTATCTTTGTGAGCAGTCTGGCAAGGTTTTCCTTTGCCTCGCCTCTGGAGTGCCATCTAGCTAAGCTGTTGTAGCAACATTCATTAAATAAATGTCAACAGACAAGGATTTATGCTGCATAATAATATTACAACTGTAGTATaactggatttattttaaagctattcTGAGGTAGCTTTGATCTATAAAACGGCAACGTGTGCCTCTATATGTCGCAAACAGCCTTTGTGAAACTACTTTGAGCTTTACAGTCCCCTAACGTTTTTCTTATAGCATTCTGTTTGCAGAAGAAGCACAAAGAGTGGCTCTTACGACCTTGTTGTTGTcgtttaataaaaaatataccCAGCGAAGAAAACTGCGAGGAATCCGTTGTCCCTGTTTGAGAGGTGGCCTTAGggggttgggatttttttcttactttgatATGGTCAGTGTACGTTCATCAGTGATTACATATTCTGCTAGCTGCTTCTCTGCATATTGCAGCAATTTCTTTCCATcggggacaaaaaaaaaaacaaacaacaacccaaaacttAAAAAGCTGAGAGGTAAAGAAACCTGAGGTGTATATGTTCCTACTTTCAGCACACACTTTTAATAAGACACTATAAAGCACTTTCTGCACGTACAGAATAAGGCATAAGTAAGCACTTTTTTCTTAGATGAATTCACGTCTT
Protein-coding sequences here:
- the LOC127384333 gene encoding homeobox protein HMX2-like, which gives rise to MGQLGGGRRAPPPAPAPPPAFSIDSILQPGPRRPAQEQGRVRCALPEEEEEGPAEQDPNKSSSNSGSEPCRLRAEGTSRGLRPEAESCCMDSPLRAEGLRGSRQQPRREAGGCGGESGRSPAAGGRKKTRTIFSKSQVFQLESTFDVKRYLSSAERAGLASALHLTETQVKIWFQNRRNKLKRQMSAEPEGPGQAEPPGDPLPPAASAALSFPALYKDSTLLSRCLMPLPVPLLYPGSAIPYLCLPGPGKHFSLVDGDV